In a genomic window of Gemmatimonadota bacterium:
- a CDS encoding site-specific integrase — translation MRPNWRPGSGPGARWRKGTGHRTATVVLFEGSGISPTDEWGAHIDDAEERPRRGITRPPWWAGPGRHAHGGPTGGERHEGKCRRRQGPNQESPRGPERWRPMTTTTTRRPRGTGSLFRRGAIWWMKYSVNDRAVRESAGTTSRRVAEKRLQQRLGEVGTGAHIGQAAERLRFEDLVEMVTADYALKQNRSTARMERATRALAGRFAGVKALAITYDRLAAYAAERLADELALATIQYELAILRRGFTLAVRARRLPARPAFPTITVQNARQGFFEPAQVEALLVELPEYLRPVLQAAVLTGWRKQELLTLTWDRVDFEAGTIRLEAEHTKNHAARVFPVDALPALEAVLRSQRNLTDMVEAATGKPVALVFHHFGLPIRDHYHAWRAACERAKVPGRLLHDARRTAVRNLERAGVSRSVAMKLTGHKTENVYRRYAIVSEQDLREGVAKLASLGTVRAQ, via the coding sequence ATGCGGCCGAACTGGCGGCCTGGCTCCGGACCCGGGGCAAGGTGGCGTAAGGGGACTGGACACCGAACCGCTACGGTGGTTCTATTTGAGGGGTCGGGAATATCCCCGACCGACGAATGGGGAGCGCACATTGACGACGCCGAAGAAAGACCCCGCCGCGGTATCACTCGGCCGCCGTGGTGGGCTGGCCCGGGCCGCCACGCTCACGGCGGCCCAACGGGTGGCGAGCGCCACGAAGGCAAGTGCCGCCGCCGCCAAGGTCCGAACCAAGAAAGCCCAAGAGGCCCGGAAAGGTGGCGCCCGATGACCACGACCACGACCCGCCGCCCTCGCGGCACCGGCTCGCTGTTCCGCCGAGGCGCGATCTGGTGGATGAAGTATTCCGTCAACGACCGCGCCGTCCGGGAAAGCGCCGGCACCACCAGCCGGCGCGTGGCGGAAAAGCGGCTCCAGCAACGGCTCGGCGAAGTGGGGACCGGCGCCCACATCGGCCAGGCGGCCGAGCGCCTCCGCTTCGAGGATCTGGTCGAGATGGTCACGGCCGACTATGCCCTGAAACAGAACCGATCAACCGCCCGGATGGAACGGGCCACGCGAGCGCTGGCCGGCCGCTTTGCGGGCGTCAAGGCGCTGGCGATCACCTATGACCGACTCGCGGCCTACGCCGCCGAACGCCTCGCGGATGAGTTGGCCCTCGCCACGATTCAATATGAGTTGGCGATTCTCCGCCGTGGATTCACGTTGGCGGTTCGCGCTCGTCGGCTCCCGGCTCGGCCCGCCTTCCCCACCATCACGGTCCAGAACGCCCGCCAAGGATTCTTCGAGCCGGCCCAGGTCGAGGCGCTGTTGGTCGAGCTGCCTGAGTATCTCCGCCCGGTCCTGCAGGCCGCCGTGCTCACCGGCTGGCGGAAGCAGGAGCTGCTCACCCTGACATGGGATCGAGTCGATTTCGAGGCCGGTACGATCCGCCTCGAAGCCGAGCACACGAAGAACCATGCGGCGCGGGTCTTTCCGGTCGATGCCCTGCCCGCCCTCGAGGCCGTGCTTCGGTCCCAACGGAATCTGACCGACATGGTGGAGGCCGCCACGGGCAAGCCGGTGGCCCTGGTCTTTCACCACTTCGGCCTGCCGATCAGGGACCACTACCACGCCTGGCGGGCCGCCTGTGAACGGGCCAAAGTACCGGGTCGGCTGCTCCACGACGCCCGCCGGACGGCGGTTCGGAACCTCGAACGGGCGGGCGTGTCGCGGTCGGTCGCCATGAAACTGACCGGCCACAAGACCGAAAACGTGTACCGTCGGTATGCCATTGTGAGCGAGCAAGATCTGCGGGAAGGCGTGGCGAAGTTGGCGAGTTTGGGCACAGTACGGGCACAGTAA
- a CDS encoding DNA-binding protein, translating to MTTPRDHLRALLDAQPAASAVTVPTPWLEALLAETVAPVAPLAAPDLLTVDQAAARLGICPGTLYRQAKRYPFTRKISHRVLRFDAAELAAWLRTRGKVA from the coding sequence ATGACCACCCCACGCGATCACCTGCGGGCGCTCCTGGACGCCCAGCCGGCCGCCTCCGCCGTCACGGTGCCGACGCCCTGGCTCGAAGCCCTCTTAGCCGAAACGGTGGCCCCGGTGGCCCCGCTGGCCGCCCCGGACCTGCTCACGGTGGATCAAGCCGCGGCCCGGCTCGGGATTTGTCCCGGCACCCTGTACCGCCAGGCCAAGCGGTACCCGTTCACGCGGAAGATCTCTCACCGGGTCTTGCGGTTCGATGCGGCCGAACTGGCGGCCTGGCTCCGGACCCGGGGCAAGGTGGCGTAA